One genomic region from Amia ocellicauda isolate fAmiCal2 chromosome 4, fAmiCal2.hap1, whole genome shotgun sequence encodes:
- the osgn1 gene encoding oxidative stress induced growth inhibitor 1, producing MSRCPRAAPSILDDHILTSEVLPVVIIGNGPSGICLSYLLSGFTPYVTEEATHPNTLLQRKLEERPHQSLLEQDLEYLCEGLEGRSSNPVAVLFDSLLLPGSDFGMDCASVLRWRHEPERAVPHLVLGKGPPGGAWHAMEGSMLTLSLANWMELPGLKLKDWVREKRRNLRNDRATPAEIALYYQHYVSHSGLQDNFASGTLVTSLRRVACKPVAGAERGPGTVWEVRGVQSGEAGEGGKAEELPFCVCAESVVLATGTHDIPARLAVPGEDLPFVGHSFWELEAAIAGGQLGGHVDPVLIVGAGLTAADAVLAAHHLNAPVYHVFRRGVADPGLIFNQLPKVLYPEYHKVHQMMIQQQHGGGGPADPDAPPGSSPGLFCGSYPGYASFPRHRVVSFRPGKKCVLEDECGRRTVLQVSMALVLIGSHPNLSFLPEGGRRLGVDPAQPISCRRNPVDVDPFTHQVLAEPGLYAMGPLVGENFVRFLKGGALAISSDLSRRRGSRVVEEGRHV from the exons ATGAGCCG GTGTCCACGCGCTGCCCCGTCTATCCTGGACGACCACATCCTCACCTCCGAGGTGCTGCCGGTGGTCATCATTG GAAATGGCCCGTCGGGGATCTGCCTGTCCTACCTGCTGTCAGGGTTCACCCCCTATGTAACGGAAGAGGCAACACACCCCAACACTCTTCTGCAGCGAAAACTGGAGGAGAGACCCCACCAGTCCCTGCTGGAGCAG gaCCTGGAGTACCTGTGTGAGGGGCTGGAGGGCCGTTCCTCGAACCCGGTGGCCGTGTTGTTTGACTCGCTCCTGCTGCCGGGAAGCGACTTCGGCATGGACTGTGCCTCCGTGCTGCGGTGGCGCCACGAGCCGGAACGCGCCGTCCCGCACCTGGTCTTGGGCAAGGGGCCGCCGGGGGGAGCCTGGCAT GCCATGGAGGGCTCCATGCTCACACTCAGCCTGGCCAACTGGATGGAGCTGCCAGGCTTGAAGCTGAAGGATTGGGTCAGAGAGAAGCGCAG GAACCTCCGTAACGACCGCGCCACACCGGCCGAGATCGCCTTGTACTACCAGCACTACGTCTCCCACAGCGGCCTGCAAGACAACTTTGCCAGCGGCACCCTGGTGACGTCACTGCGCCGCGTGGCATGCAAGCCGGTTGCCGGTGCAGAGCGGGGCCCTGGGACAGTGTGGGAGGTGCGGGGCGTGCAGAGCGGCGAGGCAGGGGAGGGGGGCAAGGCGGAGGAGCTGCCATTCTGCGTGTGTGCGGAGAGCGTGGTGCTGGCCACGGGCACGCACGACATCCCTGCCCGGCTGGCCGTGCCCGGTGAGGACCTGCCCTTCGTGGGCCACAGCTTCTGGGAGCTGGAGGCGGCCATCGCGGGGGGGCAGCTGGGGGGCCACGTGGACCCTGTGCTGATCGTGGGCGCGGGGCTGACAGCCGCGGACGCCGTGCTGGCAGCGCACCACTTGAACGCGCCCGTTTACCACGTCTTCCGCCGTGGCGTGGCTGACCCCGGCCTCATCTTCAACCAGCTGCCTAAGGTGCTGTACCCCGAGTACCACAAGGTGCACCAGATGATGATCCAGCAGCAGCACGGGGGAGGGGGCCCGGCCGACCCGGACGCCCCCCCCGGCAGCAGCCCTGGCCTGTTCTGCGGCTCCTACCCGGGCTACGCCAGCTTCCCCCGGCACCGCGTGGTCTCCTTCCGGCCTGGCAAGAAGTGCGTGCTGGAGGACGAGTGCGGCCGGCGCACCGTGCTGCAGGTGTCCATGGCGCTGGTGCTGATCGGGTCACACCCCAACCTCTCCTTCCTGCCCGAAGGCGGGCGGCGGCTGGGCGTGGACCCAGCCCAGCCAATCTCCTGCCGCCGCAACCCTGTGGACGTGGACCCTTTCACCCACCAGGTGCTGGCCGAGCCGGGGCTGTACGCCATGGGCCCGCTGGTCGGGGAGAACTTTGTGCGCTTCCTTAAGGGGGGCGCCCTGGCCATCAGCAGTGACCTGTCCCGGCGGCGCGGCTCgcgggtggtggaggaggggcGGCACGTGTAG